In Litorilinea aerophila, the following proteins share a genomic window:
- a CDS encoding carbohydrate ABC transporter permease, with product MIEEAGKVQSETRKFLMSWRQHRRHNRLYWRDTIEGYLFIMPVVLGLLIWTFGPMIASLYLSLTDYPLLKSPEFIGFRNYVDMFTAPYLRVLQSLWITLLYAAMSLPLTLVASLATALLLNQRLRGIRFFRTALYMPTIVPGIAMVFIWGWLLNPEFGLVNATLQSLGLPTYRWLAEPNTALISLAVLNLWSIGPAMVIFLAGLQGISQELYDAAKIDGAGEWREFWNITIPMLSPTIFFNLVTGLIFTFQYFLPPFVLTKGGPLFSTYVYNLNLYEKAFKWLQMGLAAAMAWLMFTIILALTLVLFRGSDALVYYEVKQ from the coding sequence ATGATAGAGGAGGCGGGAAAGGTGCAGTCAGAGACTAGAAAGTTCCTGATGTCATGGCGGCAACATAGACGACATAATCGTCTCTATTGGCGCGATACCATCGAAGGCTACCTCTTCATCATGCCGGTGGTCTTGGGCCTTTTGATCTGGACATTCGGCCCGATGATTGCATCCTTGTATCTGAGCTTGACCGACTATCCGTTGCTCAAATCGCCGGAATTTATCGGCTTTCGCAACTATGTTGATATGTTTACCGCGCCCTATTTACGGGTGTTACAGTCGCTCTGGATCACGCTGCTCTACGCGGCCATGTCGTTGCCCTTGACCCTGGTTGCCAGCTTGGCGACGGCCTTGCTCCTCAACCAGCGGCTGCGCGGCATTCGCTTTTTCCGTACTGCCCTCTACATGCCCACCATTGTCCCTGGCATTGCCATGGTCTTCATTTGGGGCTGGCTGCTCAATCCTGAATTTGGGCTGGTGAACGCCACCTTGCAATCGTTGGGACTGCCGACCTATCGCTGGCTGGCGGAACCCAATACGGCGCTGATCTCGCTGGCGGTGCTCAACTTGTGGAGTATTGGGCCGGCGATGGTCATCTTTCTGGCAGGTCTGCAGGGCATCTCCCAGGAACTATACGATGCGGCCAAGATCGACGGTGCCGGTGAATGGCGTGAATTCTGGAATATTACCATTCCCATGTTGTCGCCCACCATCTTTTTTAACTTGGTGACAGGGTTGATCTTTACGTTTCAGTATTTTTTGCCGCCTTTCGTACTCACCAAAGGTGGCCCACTTTTCTCCACCTATGTGTACAATCTGAACCTCTATGAAAAGGCATTTAAGTGGCTGCAGATGGGGTTGGCCGCGGCCATGGCCTGGCTGATGTTTACCATCATTCTCGCCCTGACTTTGGTTCTTTTCCGTGGTTCAGATGCCCTTGTGTATTACGAGGTAAAGCAATGA
- a CDS encoding carbohydrate ABC transporter permease has translation MTRSLKSTRQVGSGQISLGVGRKELRAGFLYLLLIVIALISLVPLWWMVSTSLKTKPEVYIFPPLLWPKVAQWHNYLDAWYYPNMKFTRWTLNTLFITVTVLAGVLTTSSLCAYGFARIRFPGRNFWFILTLSSVMLPPQVTLIPLYILFYRIGWLDTFLPLTVPAWFGGGAINIFLIRQFFLGIPIELEDAARIDGANRLQIWWYIFLPLSLPALTTVAIFTFQRTWDDFYGPLIYLSSADNYTLALGMNLFRGNYTEETHYMMAIAFLMTIPMILLFFFAQRYYIRGVVLSGMKG, from the coding sequence ATGACCCGGTCACTCAAATCCACGCGCCAGGTGGGCTCTGGTCAAATCAGCCTGGGCGTGGGACGCAAAGAGCTGCGTGCTGGCTTCTTGTACCTGCTTCTGATTGTGATCGCATTGATCTCCCTGGTCCCCTTATGGTGGATGGTTTCGACCTCCCTCAAGACCAAGCCAGAAGTCTACATTTTTCCGCCTCTACTTTGGCCGAAAGTGGCCCAGTGGCATAACTATCTGGACGCCTGGTACTATCCGAACATGAAATTTACCCGGTGGACCTTGAACACACTCTTTATCACAGTGACGGTGTTGGCTGGAGTCTTGACCACCTCGTCCCTATGTGCCTATGGTTTCGCTCGTATTCGTTTCCCGGGTCGGAATTTCTGGTTTATCCTGACACTCTCATCGGTGATGTTGCCGCCCCAGGTGACGTTGATCCCGTTGTATATCCTCTTCTACCGGATCGGCTGGCTAGATACCTTTTTGCCGTTGACGGTACCGGCCTGGTTCGGTGGTGGCGCCATCAATATTTTCCTGATTCGCCAGTTTTTCCTGGGCATTCCCATCGAGTTGGAAGACGCTGCCCGCATCGACGGCGCCAATCGGCTGCAGATCTGGTGGTACATTTTCTTACCGCTGTCGTTACCAGCTTTGACCACTGTGGCGATCTTTACCTTCCAACGGACGTGGGATGATTTCTACGGTCCTCTGATCTACCTGTCGTCCGCGGACAACTATACCCTGGCGTTGGGGATGAATCTGTTTCGGGGCAACTACACGGAAGAGACGCATTACATGATGGCCATTGCTTTCCTGATGACGATTCCCATGATCCTGCTTTT
- a CDS encoding ABC transporter substrate-binding protein, with product MIHQARFTVWLVLAALVLLLLGSCAPATPTQPAASYGGEGAAPAQASGQLTLRFYTSSGDHATKANELMINKFRETHPDFTVEVEYGASDYADKVFTMAAAGNLPDILYTADIYTAPFVDAGVLLDMQPFADADSEVNIDDVYESILGLGRVEGNPGLYMIPVSLDNVQVYYNKTIWEEAGAPLPTPDWSWDDLIADCKIIQEAKPDIYCIGIGGSNGGGGFNWWAYVVPWIRGYGGDVLSADGTRSTLSTPEAMAGLQAYANLWVVHNVAIPLGNDLGGNCFINQKCATWLSIPIFAGIFRDSIEPGAFEWDVQVIPSHPKGRFTGMGTFGYAVSANTQHPQEAWDFVKTLITREGQEELGRTYRAMPLLKSMADSSLFDELEPPPANYRAFIDGQAYGILPRTYPVECGSLYTGQVNAAMMAALETIIRGEGTAETVFPGVDAEIQACLDRALAK from the coding sequence ATGATCCATCAAGCCCGTTTTACAGTATGGCTCGTCCTGGCAGCGTTGGTGTTATTGCTGCTGGGCAGCTGTGCGCCGGCTACGCCGACCCAGCCAGCGGCCAGTTATGGCGGCGAGGGTGCAGCTCCAGCCCAGGCTAGTGGTCAGTTGACGCTGCGCTTCTACACGTCCAGCGGCGACCATGCCACCAAAGCCAATGAGTTGATGATCAACAAGTTCCGAGAGACTCACCCTGATTTCACCGTGGAAGTCGAGTATGGGGCCAGCGACTATGCCGACAAGGTATTCACCATGGCCGCGGCCGGCAATCTGCCTGACATTCTTTACACAGCCGATATCTATACTGCTCCCTTTGTGGATGCCGGCGTTTTGCTGGATATGCAGCCCTTTGCCGATGCCGATAGCGAGGTAAATATCGACGATGTCTATGAAAGTATTCTGGGCCTGGGACGGGTCGAGGGCAACCCCGGTCTCTACATGATTCCCGTCTCGCTGGACAATGTGCAGGTCTATTATAACAAGACTATCTGGGAAGAGGCCGGCGCGCCCCTGCCGACCCCCGATTGGTCGTGGGACGATCTGATCGCCGACTGTAAAATCATTCAGGAAGCGAAACCAGACATCTATTGTATAGGGATCGGCGGTTCCAACGGCGGTGGCGGTTTCAATTGGTGGGCCTATGTGGTGCCCTGGATCCGGGGCTACGGCGGCGATGTGTTGAGCGCCGATGGTACCAGGTCAACCTTGAGCACGCCCGAAGCCATGGCTGGCCTGCAAGCCTACGCCAATCTGTGGGTTGTGCACAACGTCGCCATTCCGTTGGGCAACGATCTGGGCGGTAATTGTTTCATCAACCAAAAATGTGCCACCTGGCTCAGCATTCCCATCTTTGCCGGGATCTTCCGCGATAGCATTGAACCCGGCGCCTTTGAGTGGGACGTTCAGGTGATTCCCAGCCATCCCAAGGGTCGATTCACCGGCATGGGTACCTTCGGCTATGCGGTCAGCGCCAATACCCAGCATCCCCAAGAGGCGTGGGATTTCGTCAAGACGTTGATCACCAGGGAAGGTCAAGAAGAGCTGGGCCGCACCTATCGGGCCATGCCGCTGCTCAAATCCATGGCGGATAGCTCTCTTTTCGATGAACTGGAGCCCCCGCCGGCCAACTACCGGGCTTTCATCGACGGCCAGGCGTATGGCATCTTACCCCGCACCTACCCGGTTGAATGTGGCAGCCTTTATACAGGACAGGTCAACGCGGCCATGATGGCGGCACTGGAAACCATCATCCGTGGCGAAGGCACCGCCGAGACGGTCTTCCCCGGTGTCGATGCTGAGATCCAGGCCTGTCTGGATCGGGCTCTAGCGAAGTAG